GCATCACGAAAGTAGCTTTACATGCGGCTTGAGGTCAAACTCGCTGAAATACTCCTATTCTTCTTCTATTCTTCTTCTATTCTTCTTCTATTCTTCTTCTATTCTTCTTCATTTAGGAATAGTCTTTATTTTAAAGCATTTTATTTTTTTGGCTTTTTTTCCCCAATAAATTATTTTTTATTTCATTTCTAAATTACTATTTTCTATTCTTAATTTTATCGATTTTTGTTCGCTTCCACAGCGGTTTACTTTTTATTCCGCTATTTATAATCAACCTATTTTTTTTCATTTTGCTTAATAAATTGCTGATTTTTTTAATCTTTTGCCCAGGTTCAAAAATTTCCGGCAATTTATTCAAAATGAGTTCATCAATTTCCCTTCGAGTGGCTGTCTTGAATTTATCCAAATATTTCAAAATCATCTTTTCATAATGTGCATCATGAAAACCCCGGTTTTTGATATAGCGAGCCTTATCCGAGGCAATTTCTGCCACGGCTGCGGATATATAGACAGCCGGATATCGACCTTCAATAAGATTCCTTTTTTTCAGCCCCCGCGCTGCTTCACTGGATATTTTTTGTTTTTTCTGAATCCTGTCCAACGCCAGTACATCAGTCAGTTCCAAGTCTTTTTTCTCTATTAGGATGCGGGTGTAATTTTCATTGATAATCGTCCCGGGTATAATCATTTTCACATTATTTCTGTCGCTCAAATCATATTCCGGCATGGGCATGAAGCGTTTCCTCTGCTCATGGAACATCCGCCTGATTCCCATACCCAGGGTGTCAATCATATCCAGGCTGACCATGGCTTGCGCCAACAATGTATTGCGATATCGATACGGCGTGCGCTCGTGTAACAGATAATCCTCAACTTTCCCATCAAAAAAATTTCCTATGTTTTGCAAAACCAATTTATCTCTATATTCCGTAACAATGATCCGGGCATTTTGGAAATAATCCTGATGGGCAATACAGTTATTGAGTGCTTCCAACACAATATTCGGATCGTATTTCGCGATTTCCACGGGCAGCAGACGGTTGAACGGCTGGATACGGTAATTGACATTGCGAATTTTGTTATAGATTTCTTCAATGTTCAATAAAAAGGGCGGGCCAAAATGTTCATAGCCCTCCTCTTCCCCCATCAACCGCCAAGTTATTTGGACAGGATGCGGGGATAGCCGGACAGAGGCTTCCGGTTTCCCGAGCAGAATAATGGCCGCTCTTGTCAATTGTCCATCCTGTAGTAACTTTATTTTTTCTAAAAAAACTTCATCTTTCCATTTTTTAATCACTGCTTTAAGCCTGGAGTTTTTCGATGCGACTTTTTTCCTGGCCAATTTTAAGGCATCCCGATCCAAGTCTTTGATTGATGCGTTTGGGCATAATTCAGTGCTCCAGTCTTTGGGCGCCTGATTGCGTATCTCATCTTGTTCAGGGAGGGATAGCGCACCCAGCGAGCTTCCATTTCTGCCATGATAATGCCCTTGCCAGGACGTAGGAATCCCCGGCAGCGCTGCCGGTATCTGCATCAAAATTACTCGTTTTTTATTCACCTCTACTTCATATATTTCCTGGAAGGTGATGCCATTGGTTTGTTGTGCAATCTCATGTTTCAGACTCTCCAAATCTTTCTTGCTTATCCGGTAGCGAGTCCCCACAATTGTCCTTGGTAGCTTGTCTTTAATCCCAAAAATCAGCCAACCAGATTGTTTCTTTTTTAGATTGGCTTCATTACTCAAGGCAGAAAAATATTTCCCGAGCTTTCTGGAATCAAAATCTTTTTTAGCCTCTTTAAACTCAAGCCATTCTGTTTCTATAGGCATTGACCTAAACTCGGTTAGCTTTACTATTAATTGCTCTTCTGTAAACATAATGCCTCCCCTACACCAATCCCAATTCTTTCAGATATTTATCCATTTCCTTGCGGACATACGCCTCCACCAGGGCACACTCTTTTTTATTTCTCTGAAAAACATTCGCCTTCATCTAGCTGAAAATGCCGCTCAAAGTTATTATCTTGTTATCCTATTATAGGAGCCAATATCAGTTTCTTAAAAAATATTATACTTTTCTGCACCAATTTTTGAACACTGCGCGGCTTATAATTACCCTTGTTGGTTTTTCCATATCGGGCATTCCTGCCAATCTTTCGGAAAACCCATAGGCTCCCATGGCAACTCTTTATAGCGATTCAGCAGATCCAAAAAACGCTCTTGCCAGCAACTTTTTGGTGCAATAATTCTCAACAAATACCGCAAAATGGTCAAAATGGAAAACATACGATTGGTTTTTCCAAAAACATCCACCGGTTCATACCATTCCGGTTGAATCCTTTTCTCCGGGATAAATGGTTTGATTGCCAATTCCCGGTCACGTAGCCGTCCATGATGGGCACAGATGTTTCTGACATAATTCAAACTTCGGAGCCAGGAATTCAAGACCGGTCCTGGAATATCAAAGCACTTTGCGACCTTGACTTGAATGTGCTTCTCCAATTCCTGATACAAGATGAGCATATTACCGAAAGTCATAAGCTCAGACGCCATCCACAATGGCAAATCATTATGCTCCAAATATTTCTGCTTAAAATGTTTTACAAACTCTTCATGGCTTTTTTCCGCAGCATCCCGAAGGGTATTTTGCAATTTATTGATTTCATCAGATTTATTTTTCGAGCGCAAACAACTTGGGTTTAAATATACAAATGCATCTTGATGGTGAGTAGTAAATATCTCAGTCATTTTCGTTTTAACCGCAATTTCTATTCTTTCTATGGCATCAAGGACAATCAAACGCAGTTGGCGGTCAAAAGTATATCTTCTCCAGATTTTTTCAATAGTTATGTCCGGTTTAAACGTATTGTCAGGATTTCGAAAGGGATACCAATAGGTGCTAAGCCGGTAATAATTTACGCTACCTAAAATCGAGGTTAATAAGTCGCGGTCTGCTATTAATCCGCGTGAAATTAATTGGTCGGCTTGTTGTTCAAAGGTAAGTGAAGGTTTTTTATACTGCATAAAAACCCTCCTGAAAAAGAAAAACCCGCCACATTTTGGCATATCCTCGAAAGGACCTAGGCCTGGCGGGTACTAAAATTAGTATCGTAGTATTCTGATAGTTCGTCAAGCAATTTATCCGGTTTTTAGTATTCATTCCGTTGCTCATTATTTCACACCAATCCCAATTCTTTCAAATATTTATCCATTTCCTTGCGGGTTTTTCCCAGTTCCCCTTCAATTTGCTTGATCTCCTGCTGTACGGCTTTGATGTCGATATCTTCCTCTTCTTCAAAGGTATCCACATACCGCGGAATGTTGAGATTGAATTCCGCTTCTCTGATTTCATCGAGTGTAGTCAGATGAGAGTACTTTTCAATCTCTTTGAATCCTTTGTAGGTGTCGATTATTTTCTTGATATCCTGCCGGCGCAATTTGTTCTGCTTTTTGTTGTCATCAAATTCGCGGCTGGCATCAATAAAGAGGATGTGCTTATCCCGCTTGGTTTTGGCCTTGGTCCAGGACTTGCGACCCTTATTGAAGACCATGATGGCGGCCGGAATACCCGTTCCGAAAAACAATTGAGACGGCAGTCCGATAACTGCTTCCAGAATATTTTCTTCTATAAATTGCCGGCGTATTTTCCCTTCTGCGCCACTGCGGAAAAGCACACCATGCGGGACAACCACCCCGACTTTGCCTTCGCCCTCCATGGCAATATCCACCATGTGGGTGATAAAAGCATAGTCCCCGCGGCTCTTGGGAGGCAAACCACGCCAAAAACGGTTGTATGGATCGCTTTCCGCTTCTTTGATCCCCCACTTATCCAGTGAGAATGGCGGATTGGCAACCACGATGTTGAATCGAATAAGATCATCTTTTTCCAAAAGCTTGGGATTGGTGATGGTATCACACCATTCTATCCGGGCATTATCCACATCGTGCAAAAACATATTCATCCTGCACAAAGCCCAGGTTGAGCCATTACTTTCCTGACCAGCCAGAAAATAGTTTGGTGACCCAATATGTTTCCCCACTTTGATCAGAAGCGATCCTGAACCACAGGCAGGATCACATATTTTATCCCCTTCTTTGGGGTCCATCAATTCTGCAATAAGTGTGGATACTTCCGGTGGCGTGTAAAATTCCCCGGCTTTTTTACCTGCTCCTGCCGCAAATCGTTCTATCAGGTATTCATAAACATCGCCAATCACATCCCGATTGCCTATATGGGATGGTCGCAGGTCCATCTTCTCTTCATCACCAAAATCTTCAAGCAGGTTTTTGAGACGTCTATTTCGTTCTTTTGCCAGTCCCAGATTCACGTCACTATTGAAATCAATGTTACGGAATACACCTTCCAGTTTGGTTTTATTAACATCTTCCATTTTTTCCAAAGCAATATTAATCAGTTCACCGATATTATCTACATCTCTTTTTTTAAACAGATAATCAAATTCAGCTGCTTTTGGTACAACAAAGCGTTCGCGACCGAGAGCACGCTCAATCCGAGTTTTGTCACCTTTGTATTTTTCTGCATACTCTCTGCGTTTGTCTTTCCATATATCACTGGTATATTTGATAAAGAGCATGGTCAGAATATAGTTTTTGTACTCTGCCGGATCAACCGACCCTCTAAAAGAATCACAGGCTTTCCAGGCTTGATCATTGACTGTTTTTTGATTGATCGGTGAATTCATTGATATCTCCTGATTGGTAAATTTTATTGATGCAAAATTGGTTGATTAGTTTTTCTTTATTGTCTTTCAACTCATCCAACAATTGAATTTCTTTATTTTTCAGCTCGATTATTTTTTCAATCTTAGCTTGAATTTCAATCGGAGGCAATTCAATCCTTATATCTGCTAAAACTTTTATCGATACAAATGATAGATAACTGCTACCCGCTCTCTCCTGGAGCACATTTTGAATCGGCGCTTGATTAAGCCACCAGGCTAAGTATCCCGGTCTCGCTTTATCCGTTTTAAGTCTACAAACATAAAAAGTACTTGCCGCTAATACATTACTATAATTTTCTTTAATATGAACAGACTGATGATTAAACCCTCTTGCCTGAAACAAAACGTTATCTTGTTTCACTGCGTAGAGCTCCGGTTTACGCCTGGGACAAAACCTTATCAAATTGTTAAAATCTATTTTCTTGTCTTCCTTAATATCTTTTGCCTGAATAAGCCTGTACGTGCCTTCTTTTTCAGAGATGATTTTTTCACTTGATTGATATCCTGCCTGTAGTTCAACGATATCTCTTAATAATAACCTCTCCATATTTCCTCCGTAAGTAACGCGCTATAATATTTATAACAGAACTCGTAATTATTGTCAATTTTTATTTTTCGTTTTTTCAGTTACTTACTTATTTCTGTTGATTTTAAGGGGGATGTCAAGTACGATTCCAAACACAACAACACTTTCCCTGGAGGTTGAATTTATGCAGCTACTCCGTTCATCGATTCCTATGGTCTTGGAAGTCGACCACATCGACGTCAACGTCCTGCATCTTGCGTTGCATGAATACAAAGATCGCTTGAAACAAAATCGGACAACACGGTATAAGAAGGAACTCTATGAACGACTGAACCGTATGATCGCACTGGTGGATTTGATGATGTAACTAGCCAACCCTAAAAAAGTCATACTACAATTTATTTCTTGTTGAAACCTGTGCGGACTATATTTTTTAAAAATCCACCACCGCTGCATCACGAAGCACAATATCAATGGTCCCGATAATAATGCCGCTTTTAATCAAAACCGGGACCCGGCGTTTATCATTGGTGAGCCAAATATGAATCTTCCCCTGATGTTTAAAAACACCCTCAAATTTTAAATAGGGTTCGACAACCAAACAATCAAACTCCCCTGCCGGTACGCGCACCTTTTCCCGGCGAATCACTTTGACCAGCACCTCATACTGCTTGCCGTCATCTGCCAGCACGGGAATCGTCGTCTCATCACCGATTTCTTGTTCCAATGTCCGGTAAAAATAAAATTCCGAGAGCACATCCTGCACCAGGGGAGGTGCATCAATGATCGTCCGCCCTTTGTCTTTAATCACCTTCCGATTAACCTGATCGTAAATCATGTGGGAATCATTGGAATACTTACCTTCACGCAAATGCTTTTCATACCGCCAGGAAAATAAGCTCTGGGCGTCAAAAAAAGATTCAATGCGGTCACGTACCTTGAAAAACCATTCAAATGCCGGATGGGTACGCGCTTCCGCCACAATATGCAACGTCGGGCGTCCATTCATTTCAGGACCGGGATTTACGGACAGCGTTGCGTAACCCGCTGAAATTCCAAAATATTCTATGGAAAAATGCAGCCGCTCACCCGGACCGAAAGCTGCATTGGGCCGCAAAGGAAACAACACCGGCTCCGGTGTCACAACCGGCGTTGTCATTCGTACCGCTTTGGGAGATTGGACGGAAACTATTTTCAGCTTTGGGGTGATTTTCAGAGGCACGGGATGCCGGGCCGGGAGAGTCCCCAAGATAAGAACCTGCCCTGGTTCAATCCTATCCGGGTTTGTAATCTGATTGGTTTTTGCCAAGTGTTGATAGTGCCAAGGATCACCATAAAATTTTTCACAAATATTCCAGAGACAGTCTCCTGCCACAACAATATAGGTTTCTTCTGATTGCCGCAAATGATTCCGAGGCTCAGGCGGACGACTTGGCGGTTGTGCTATTGGCGTGGCTGTTACGGTGACACGATTAACAGGTGTGGGTGTTGCCTGCATAACGTGAAATTCAGTTTTCCCGGTTGCACATCCCGTGAGTAATCCAGCCATCAAAAACAGGGTAAAATAAGTGAGATAATTTTTATACATACAGTCTATCCTGTCGGGCTATGAAATATACTGCCTTACCGCTTTTACAACATCTTCAATCCGTATCTCTTGCACCGCAGTTGGGTCACCGGTTGTCGGCGGGGTCAACACACTCACGCGTCTTCCCAAAGGTCCCCAGCGTACCGGCCCGGTCACCCCTTGGGCGGGAAAAACCGTCACCACCGGAACATCCAGCGCGGCCGCCATATGCAGCGGCCCGGTATTGCCTGCAATAAAAAGATCGGCTTGCTTAATCAACGCCGCCAATTGCTGCAATGTAACGGTTGTTTCCAACACAGAAAGCTTCGGCTTGCAAGCCTTATCTGCTAAATGCAGAAGCGGTTGTTCATCTATAGACCCCGTGAGTAAAATTTTGCATTGATATTGTTGGATTAATTTTTCAGCCAGCCGGCCGTATTGCTCCGGACGCCAGTTGGAAGAAGAACCATGCCCGCCCGGATGGATACCAATCCACATGTCACCCGGTTTGCGACCCAAAGATTGATAATAATCTTTTGCCCATTGCTCTGCCGAAGACAAAACTTCAAGCTTTGGGGGAGACAATACCACTTCCACACCCAGCGCACGCACCAAGTCAAGATTATACTCCGCTTCATGCCTTTGAGCTTTTGCCCGGCTATGTTTTACTTTTTTGTTGAATAATACAGACCACCAGCGCCGGGCTGTACCGATCCGGAGCGGAATACGTGCGCGTAACAGACTCCAGGATATATGCTTGTCCGGAAAAACCGCCAAGGCGGCGTCATAATGACCCGCCCGCAAGATTGCGATTAATTTCTTCCGTCCCCGGCAGCCGCGATGCGCGCCTTGTTTATCATAAGCAATCACAGTGTCTACTGCCGGATGGTTTTCAATCAGATCAGATGTGTACGCTGCCACCAACATATCCACGGCTGCCTGCGGAAATGCCTGTTTCAGTGCTTGGCAAACCGGCAAGGTGAGCAGGGTGTCCCCCAACGCATCCGTACGGCAAACCAATATTTTTTTTAGATTGGCATTCACGGCATACTTTCCTGCGAAATATTTTTTTGCGAAAGTATTTTTCCTGCTGCATCCCCAAGGTCCGACGCTACAAAATCAGGCCGGTCCTTTTCTGAAAAACCTGTTTGCACAACCGTGCCGCCATATCCGGTCAGCACCAAAATCGTCCCGAGCTGTTTTGATTTCCCAAACTGAATATCTGCCAGCTTATCTCCGATCACCCAGCTTCCGGACAGATCAATCTGCAAATCTTTTTGCGCATCTTCCAGCATGCCGGGTTGGGGTTTGCGGCAGCGGCACGCCAGGGTGTATTCAGGAACAGTTCCCTGCGAATGATGCGGGCAATAATAAATGCCATCAAGTGTCACACCGTTTTCCGCCAGCATCGCTTGCAAGCGCGCGTTGACCGCATGCACGGTCTGTTCATTAAAATATCCGCGCGCAACACCGGACTGATTGGTGGTCACGACCAACAGATAACCTGCCGCCTGAAGCTGCTTTAATCCTTCCACGGCGCCGGGCAGCAGTGCAACCCCTGCCGGATCAGCCAGATATTCAGCATCACGAATGATTGTCCCGTCACGGTCTAAAAATACAGCTGATTTTTGCATTTTAAAATTCCTTTATCTGTTTCACCGCTGAGACGCTAAGTACGCAGAGAATTTAAATCATATTTTTTATCATTACTGTCCAAGTTAATCGAGCATCCTGTTTTCTACTCGCCCTAAACACTTATTTTTTTCTGACTTTCTTTTTTGCAGTTGCTGCTTTTTTCTTCACAACTTTCTTAGGTGCCGCCTTCCGGACCGTTTTTTTCGATTTGGATCTCACCGCCGGTTGAATACCCGCCATGCTCCGGTTCATGCCGAACTGCATGCGGACCAATTTTTGATACAGACCCCGTTTGCGCAGTAAGTCCGAGTGCTTCCCCCGCTCCACAATGCGTCCGTTGTCTATTACAATAATTTGGCTGGCATGCTGGACCGTCGAGAGACGGTGCGCAATGACAAAGGTCGTCCGGTGCATCATCAGTTTTTCCAAAGCACTCTGAATAAGACGCTCGGATTCGGTATCCAATGCCGAGGTCGCCTCATCCAATATTAAAATAGGCGGATTCTTCAAAATTGCCCTGGCAATGGCCAACCGCTGACGCTGGCCGCCGGAGAGCTTGACTCCGCGCTCGCCGATCATGGTTTCGTAGCCTTGCCTGCTCTGTATAATAAACTCATGTGCATTGGCTGCCTGTGCCGCTTTTTCGATCTCCGCCATGGTTGCATCGGGTTTGCCATAGGCAATGTTATTCCGGATATTATCATTAAATAATATCGTGTCCTGGGTGACCAACCCGATCATGGAGCGGAGCGACCGGATACTGATCTGACGCAAGTCCACTCCGTCAATTTTAATTTCTCCCTGACTCACATCAGAAAACCGGGGAATCAAATCCACCAAAGTGGTTTTACCCGCACCCGACCGTCCCACAATGGCCAATACCTCGCCGGACTTGACCTTGAGGTCGATATCCTGCAAAACCATTTTGTCCGGTGTATATCCGAAGTCCACCTGCTTGAACTCAATCTTCGATTTCACGGTCTTCACATGCTTGGGATGTTTGACATCCTGAATCAGCGGGGCCTTGTCCAGCACCTCAAAAACACGCTGCGCAGCTGCCAAAGCCTGCTGAATCGTATTGTTGATCCCGGCAATGCTTTTCACCTGCGGATAGAGCGAGGCCAATCCGCCAAAAAAAGCAAAGAACGTTCCTGAGGTCGATTCGCCGCGAATGACTTGCGCCCCGGCCCAGGCAATCATAACGCAGATCCCGATCGAACCGATAAATTCCATGAGCGGGCTGGAAATTGCGGTTTTGCGCAAAGCGCGCATGACCAGATCAAAATAATGCCGCAACTCTTGACCAAAGCGCTTGATTTCATAAGGCTGCATGGAAAAAGCCTTCACCACCCGAATACCGGTGATGCTCTCGTGCAGGACTGACGTCACATCCGCCATCTTTGCTTGCGAGTCACGCGAAATGGAGCGCAGCGCTTTACCAATATAGATAATGGGATAAACCGCGACGGGAAATACAAATAGAGAAATAATCGCCAGTTTCCAATCGAGATAAAAAAGCAAGCTTACCAGTGCTGCGATATTCAGAAGCGATCCCATAAGACGCCCCAGCACGTTCGATACCGCAGACTGCATCAAGGTGGCGTCATGGGTAATCCGTGAAATCAAAAGACCGCTGCGCTGGCCATGAAAAAAAGCCAGTTCCTGCCCGAGCAGATGGGCATAAACCTGATTACGAATATCCATGACAATCCGATTCCCAATATTGTTGATCAGGTAATCCTGGCCGTAGGTGAAAAGGCCTTTAAATAAATAGGTCAATAAAATCGCCAATGGCACCAAGCGCAAATACACCAAAGCCTGGGCCTTGTCCGCATTCCCAAAAACCTGATCCAAAACCGGTTTTATCAGATACATCCCCAGTGCTGTGAGACCCGCAGTCATTGCCAAACAAACCAGTGCCACGAGGATGCGCGGTACATAGGGTTTGGCGTATTGCAGCAATCTTAAGTAGAGTTTCATAGAGTGTAATTTCCTTTATTCATTTTGGGGTATTTTAGCATATTTCCCAACGCTTCCATGCTGTAAAAAAGCACGGCCCGCAGACCTGCGAGCCGTGCTTTTTTACCCTGTGATCTTGTCTGCCACCGTCTGTTTTATTACTGTGGTATCCGAATAATAATTTCAACCCGCCGATTTTTCTTGCGCCCTGATTTAGTCCGGTTGGTGGCAATCGGTTTGGTCGGCCCCCAACCTTTGATCCCCAGCTGATAATCCGGCACACCCTGCTGGTCCACCAGGAAACGTCTGGCCGACTCTGCACGCACCAGCGAAAGTTTCATATTCATTTTTTTTGATCCGGTCGAATCGGTATGTCCTTCCAGTACACATTCACTATTGGTTTCATCCTGAACCAGATAAGCACCTTTGATGACCTTGTCAAACATTTCCGCAGTTAGATAAGCCTTGCCGGTACTAAAGAGAATCCCCCCCACTTTCAGGGTTGTCCGGTTTTCATTGGGATATACCTGGCCTTTCACCGGCCGAATTTTATCCGCAATTAAAATTTGATTGTCATATTCATCAATATAGGTAAACTCATAACGATACGTGCCGTTATTGGGCACCACGGTCCCGTTTTCATCCTTGGAATCCCAGGCAAAGGCTTTAAACATTTCCTCCTGGGTCTGGTAGGAGCGCACCATATTATTGGCCGCATCAAAAATATCCAACTTCCAGTTCTTGGTATTTTTCACAGGTCGACGAATCGAAAAATAGACTTTGTCCGGATAAACCTCATAGTTTTTACTGGTATACAATTTAGGAATCGTATCCACAATCACAACCGTCCCTTTGACCACTTTGGAGCCTTCCGCGCTTTTCAGGGTCAGGGCATAGGGATACTGGCTCTTGGAAGAAACCCGTTTCTTTTTATACTTACCATTCCAGACAAAAGACTGGTCCGGGAATCCGCGGCCTCGATATGATTTTTTGATTTTACCGCGCCGGTCGGTGATCTTAAGGTTCCAAGATTGCACTTCACCGATATCATCCACCACTTTGGGAATAATGGTAATGGTCCCGGTAAAGCCGATAAACTTTCCGCGCAGCTTGGGAATCTTGCCTGTCAAGGTGGGCTGCGGTGTCGGCCGTTTGGTCGGTGTAACTGTCACGGTTGGCGTCACCGTCGCAGTCGCGGTCGGGGTCGCGGTCATGGTCGCCGGCGGCGCCACCAAGCCTCCGGTATGCCAGTCAATGGAAAGCTGATGGTTCCACTCCGGGCTCTGCCCCGGGTAGCTCCCCAGTTCCTTGCCATAATATGCCCAATCAACATTGATAAAACTGGTGACCAGCGATATGCCGGCCGTTGGATACCCTTGGTAAAGACCGCCGCGCAACGCAACTAAACCGGATAACAGAAATTCCACACCCACACGAAATTTCGAAAAATTAATCGCCGTCGCATTGTTGGCGGTATTTTTCCACTCATTGTCCCCCTGCCAGTTAAGCTCGACAACATCCACTGCCAAAACAGTTGCCAAGTCTTCAAAATTTAAATACCAGGGTTCATAAGCAAAACCAAGCTTGAAATTTGGAACCATGACTTCATCCAGCATGCGGGTGTAAATGTCCGCCACCACCAACGCAACGGAGATCTCATCGGTGGGTTGGTACAGCATACCAATATCGAGTCCACCACCCCAGAGCTGTTCCGTCTCAATATCATCCATATCCAGCACATTACGATTTTCTTCATAGGAACGGATAAGTTGTGTCGCTTTAATGGTAAAACCACCCGCCAAATAACCGAACTTAGGAATATCCCATCCCCATCCCCAGGCAAACGTCTCAATGAGCCCGGCACGCAGGTTCCAGCTCGCCTCAGGTAATAAAATCGCGCCGGTCTCCAACGCCATATCCGTAAAAATCCAGATTCCCGAACCAAAATTAGGTTGGATATACTTAATACTGGTGTTGAGATTGAAATGCATACGCGTATTGGAGAGCTGATCAATCGCATCAATCGTCTCTGGCGACATCGTCCCGCCATCCATAAATTCAGTAAATGCTCCCGTATTTGAGAGAAGATACGATAGGTTGTCAAAAGACTTCGTATCCCAGCCCAACGCATAATCAGGAAAAGTAAAACGCCAATAATTCAGACGTGCCAAACCGGCCGGATTGTAGAACATGGCATTTTCATCATTGGCAACCGCGATAAAGGCGCCGCCCATCCCCATGGGCCGGATGCCCTGAATAAAAATACGCTCTGTATTGTCCCCCAGCTGATATTGCTGACGACGGGACTCACCTGCCATGCTCAGAAGCGGTAACAATAAAAAGGCAGTGGTTAAACAAATAATCAGATTTCGTTGTATGCGGTGTGACATTCCGTTCCTCCCTAAGGCTTACTGGTAAGCCAGCGTCTGCCAATCCTCAAACATAGTCATCACATCGGTAATCAACTCTTGCGTACCGCTCCCGCTATGTTCAGCAGCGGTCTGCAAACGCGCCATGGCACTGTCAATATCAATCTGCATATCCGTAATAAAACCAAGCGATGGTTGATTGTTGGCGCTGTCCAAGAGCCAATAAAAATCCTCCGGCAATTGCGCCAGCAATGCAGGTGAAAATAAACCGGCCAATAAAACGCTGTCAGTGGTTTTGTTCAAAGATGTAATTGCAAAATCAGTGGAAATGACCTCGATCTTAGCTGTAATCTTGAGAATGTAAAAAATCCCCAAGGTCAAATTAATAGTGGCATCTGTCGAGACATAAGGACCTGATGTCTGACCCAGCGCAACCGGATCAAGCACCGCGATCAAGGTCCGGAGCATGACCTCCACCTCTGCCATCGTGGTAACCCCCCAATGGCTGGGAACCAGCAATTCTATGCTGTCGCCGCTGTCACTCTCCAATGCGGACATGAGCACATTGACAAACTCTCCCAAACTAAATCCCTGCGCCTTCATATAGGCTTCTGCATAGCCGACGCGGGCTTCCGAACTGACCGAATCATGTTCACATGCCAGACGAAAATATTCCGCTGCCTTTACATAATCACCCTTGGACATGGCCGCGTGACCATCAGCAACCAAAACACTGGCATTGGATTCTTTGCCGTCATTATGCATGGTGGTAAACAGGTTACAACCCGTCAAAGATGAAATGAACAATACACCAATTACAAGATATAGCATTGGAGTCCTATGCATGGAACCTCACCTCGTGTT
This window of the bacterium genome carries:
- a CDS encoding glycosyltransferase family 9 protein, translating into MNANLKKILVCRTDALGDTLLTLPVCQALKQAFPQAAVDMLVAAYTSDLIENHPAVDTVIAYDKQGAHRGCRGRKKLIAILRAGHYDAALAVFPDKHISWSLLRARIPLRIGTARRWWSVLFNKKVKHSRAKAQRHEAEYNLDLVRALGVEVVLSPPKLEVLSSAEQWAKDYYQSLGRKPGDMWIGIHPGGHGSSSNWRPEQYGRLAEKLIQQYQCKILLTGSIDEQPLLHLADKACKPKLSVLETTVTLQQLAALIKQADLFIAGNTGPLHMAAALDVPVVTVFPAQGVTGPVRWGPLGRRVSVLTPPTTGDPTAVQEIRIEDVVKAVRQYIS
- the gmhB gene encoding D-glycero-beta-D-manno-heptose 1,7-bisphosphate 7-phosphatase, with the protein product MQKSAVFLDRDGTIIRDAEYLADPAGVALLPGAVEGLKQLQAAGYLLVVTTNQSGVARGYFNEQTVHAVNARLQAMLAENGVTLDGIYYCPHHSQGTVPEYTLACRCRKPQPGMLEDAQKDLQIDLSGSWVIGDKLADIQFGKSKQLGTILVLTGYGGTVVQTGFSEKDRPDFVASDLGDAAGKILSQKNISQESMP
- a CDS encoding ATP-binding cassette domain-containing protein, translating into MKLYLRLLQYAKPYVPRILVALVCLAMTAGLTALGMYLIKPVLDQVFGNADKAQALVYLRLVPLAILLTYLFKGLFTYGQDYLINNIGNRIVMDIRNQVYAHLLGQELAFFHGQRSGLLISRITHDATLMQSAVSNVLGRLMGSLLNIAALVSLLFYLDWKLAIISLFVFPVAVYPIIYIGKALRSISRDSQAKMADVTSVLHESITGIRVVKAFSMQPYEIKRFGQELRHYFDLVMRALRKTAISSPLMEFIGSIGICVMIAWAGAQVIRGESTSGTFFAFFGGLASLYPQVKSIAGINNTIQQALAAAQRVFEVLDKAPLIQDVKHPKHVKTVKSKIEFKQVDFGYTPDKMVLQDIDLKVKSGEVLAIVGRSGAGKTTLVDLIPRFSDVSQGEIKIDGVDLRQISIRSLRSMIGLVTQDTILFNDNIRNNIAYGKPDATMAEIEKAAQAANAHEFIIQSRQGYETMIGERGVKLSGGQRQRLAIARAILKNPPILILDEATSALDTESERLIQSALEKLMMHRTTFVIAHRLSTVQHASQIIVIDNGRIVERGKHSDLLRKRGLYQKLVRMQFGMNRSMAGIQPAVRSKSKKTVRKAAPKKVVKKKAATAKKKVRKK
- a CDS encoding OmpA family protein, with the translated sequence MSHRIQRNLIICLTTAFLLLPLLSMAGESRRQQYQLGDNTERIFIQGIRPMGMGGAFIAVANDENAMFYNPAGLARLNYWRFTFPDYALGWDTKSFDNLSYLLSNTGAFTEFMDGGTMSPETIDAIDQLSNTRMHFNLNTSIKYIQPNFGSGIWIFTDMALETGAILLPEASWNLRAGLIETFAWGWGWDIPKFGYLAGGFTIKATQLIRSYEENRNVLDMDDIETEQLWGGGLDIGMLYQPTDEISVALVVADIYTRMLDEVMVPNFKLGFAYEPWYLNFEDLATVLAVDVVELNWQGDNEWKNTANNATAINFSKFRVGVEFLLSGLVALRGGLYQGYPTAGISLVTSFINVDWAYYGKELGSYPGQSPEWNHQLSIDWHTGGLVAPPATMTATPTATATVTPTVTVTPTKRPTPQPTLTGKIPKLRGKFIGFTGTITIIPKVVDDIGEVQSWNLKITDRRGKIKKSYRGRGFPDQSFVWNGKYKKKRVSSKSQYPYALTLKSAEGSKVVKGTVVIVDTIPKLYTSKNYEVYPDKVYFSIRRPVKNTKNWKLDIFDAANNMVRSYQTQEEMFKAFAWDSKDENGTVVPNNGTYRYEFTYIDEYDNQILIADKIRPVKGQVYPNENRTTLKVGGILFSTGKAYLTAEMFDKVIKGAYLVQDETNSECVLEGHTDSTGSKKMNMKLSLVRAESARRFLVDQQGVPDYQLGIKGWGPTKPIATNRTKSGRKKNRRVEIIIRIPQ